A region from the Cupriavidus sp. D39 genome encodes:
- a CDS encoding RES family NAD+ phosphorylase, producing the protein MTFSAEDLGCPLPPADLADRRLTTKMLDLERVALWRIHRAHLDPIYYNRRAPGVTHYRFDAAGGEFGVLYAAPSFAACMAEAVIRERFQGQHLPLLLDEHELSSRCICRLAVADRRPLVLADLTGPLTTLGMDARVFSVTDYLGPNLWSSALHAAFPRIDGLYFQSRLAGSLALLSSMTVPNWY; encoded by the coding sequence ATGACCTTTAGCGCAGAAGATCTGGGGTGTCCGCTGCCGCCGGCCGACCTGGCCGACCGTCGGCTTACCACAAAGATGCTCGATCTCGAGAGGGTAGCGCTCTGGCGGATCCATCGCGCGCACCTGGACCCTATTTACTACAACCGCCGCGCGCCGGGCGTGACCCATTACCGGTTCGATGCAGCCGGCGGCGAGTTCGGCGTCCTTTATGCAGCTCCCAGCTTTGCCGCGTGCATGGCCGAAGCGGTCATTCGGGAGCGCTTCCAAGGACAACACCTGCCGCTACTGCTCGATGAGCATGAACTAAGCAGTCGATGCATTTGCCGGCTGGCCGTGGCCGATAGGCGACCTTTAGTGCTCGCTGATCTTACCGGCCCGCTGACTACCCTTGGCATGGACGCTCGCGTGTTTTCGGTCACTGATTACCTTGGCCCGAACCTGTGGAGTTCGGCGCTGCACGCGGCATTTCCTCGGATCGACGGCTTGTATTTTCAGTCACGCCTGGCGGGGAGCCTAGCGTTGCTATCTTCGATGACCGTGCCCAACTGGTACTAG
- a CDS encoding ISNCY family transposase: protein MKDRGLITMSLREVDRFKVIQATAEGLLAQWRAAERLDLTARQVRRLVQRWRADGPMGLLSRQRGQPGHRQLPRMLEAQARALIQQHYADYGPTLACEKLRERHGIELAKETVRRIMIDAGFWVPRKLRPPKMHQPRKRRACLGELVQIDGSEHAWFEERAPMCTLLVYVDDATSRLMQLLFVPTESTFAYFAATRAYIERHGKPVAFYSDKASIFRVNAKGVTTGRDYTQFGRVLYELNIESLCANSSQAKGRVERMNGTLQDRLVKELRQRGISTLAEANAFAPVFLADFNVRFAKMPRSDFNAHRPVRPDEDLERIFTWREWRKVSNRLTLQYDRKLYLITDQPEQRSLIHRYIEVAEYPDGRIELWADGTSLPYVLYDRLSEINQGAVVENKRLGHVLEIAQRVQAQRDNRRILATPSRTLTGQKPRQRPEQATPGTKPQRQLNAEDLRRAIDELAQPPHPVDTLPPQASSTALRKQPRKRRKRTKTILH, encoded by the coding sequence ATGAAGGATCGAGGGTTGATCACCATGAGTCTGCGCGAAGTTGACCGCTTCAAGGTCATTCAGGCAACGGCCGAGGGCCTCCTGGCGCAATGGCGCGCCGCAGAGCGCCTGGATTTGACGGCGCGGCAAGTCCGGCGGCTGGTCCAGCGCTGGCGAGCCGATGGCCCTATGGGCTTGCTGTCGCGCCAGCGTGGGCAGCCAGGCCATCGCCAACTGCCACGGATGCTCGAAGCGCAGGCACGCGCGCTAATCCAGCAGCATTACGCCGATTACGGCCCCACGCTCGCCTGCGAGAAGCTGCGCGAGCGCCATGGCATCGAGCTGGCCAAGGAGACGGTGCGCCGGATCATGATTGACGCCGGCTTCTGGGTCCCCAGGAAGCTGCGCCCGCCCAAGATGCACCAGCCGCGCAAGCGCCGCGCCTGCCTGGGTGAACTGGTGCAGATCGATGGTAGCGAGCACGCGTGGTTCGAGGAGCGGGCGCCCATGTGCACGCTGCTGGTCTATGTCGACGATGCCACCAGCCGCCTGATGCAGTTGCTGTTCGTGCCGACCGAATCGACTTTCGCCTATTTTGCCGCGACGCGGGCCTATATTGAGCGCCATGGCAAGCCGGTGGCGTTCTACAGCGACAAGGCCAGTATCTTTCGGGTCAATGCCAAAGGTGTTACGACTGGGCGGGACTATACGCAGTTCGGGCGCGTGCTGTACGAGCTGAACATCGAGAGCCTGTGCGCCAACAGCAGTCAGGCCAAGGGCCGTGTGGAGCGAATGAATGGCACGCTGCAGGACCGGCTGGTCAAGGAGCTGCGCCAGCGCGGCATCTCGACGCTGGCCGAGGCCAATGCCTTTGCCCCGGTCTTCCTGGCGGACTTCAATGTGCGGTTCGCCAAGATGCCAAGAAGCGACTTCAACGCGCACCGTCCCGTGCGGCCCGACGAGGACCTCGAGCGCATCTTTACCTGGCGTGAATGGCGCAAAGTCTCCAACCGACTGACGCTGCAATACGACCGCAAGCTGTACCTCATCACGGACCAACCCGAGCAGCGCTCCTTGATTCATCGCTACATCGAAGTGGCCGAGTATCCGGACGGCCGCATCGAGTTGTGGGCCGACGGGACTTCCCTGCCCTACGTCCTCTATGACCGGCTGTCCGAGATCAATCAGGGTGCGGTGGTGGAAAACAAGCGGCTGGGACATGTGCTGGAGATCGCCCAGCGCGTGCAGGCCCAGCGCGACAATCGTCGCATCCTAGCGACACCATCGCGCACGCTGACCGGTCAAAAACCGCGGCAACGGCCCGAACAGGCGACCCCGGGCACGAAACCACAACGGCAGCTGAATGCGGAAGACTTGCGTCGCGCCATCGATGAACTGGCGCAACCGCCCCACCCTGTAGATACCTTACCGCCTCAGGCCAGCTCGACTGCCTTACGGAAACAGCCAAGAAAAAGACGCAAAAGAACCAAAACCATCCTGCATTAA
- a CDS encoding transposase codes for MSLSNRVRLCLSEWINLLLLAVPIRSRGSFVELLCGCMVSPEGWVTRAISAIARRRHWTTYYKLLGRGSLRTVRLARQLFLLVLTVLPCDVLTLVIDDTLVPRSSEQAPGCAYRHDHSRKINRPQFIRAQCWVTLGVSALGNGGVNLVLPILSRLVPNTGNRNKLKIALVLVRSLAGVANKPVRVLFDSWFMRARLVLPLLRRQMHVIGQARIDTALFLVPPPPTTPRRGRKRIYGERLNAEAIEALPAIELRMPLYGKDQQVRLRSAEARARFLKGALVRAVWCQFFDAKKQAWTKPRLLLASETDLSAQEIVQLYARRWGIEPLFHNLKRWFGVSNLWQQSRTVLELWMQIRSMAWTLNQLLSLVLVETFPMNAVAPWRMNQPVTAGLVTQWLRMEFTGLAFRDGLNRKSQKFQWPTPRNDTRPTS; via the coding sequence ATGTCTTTGTCCAACCGTGTACGACTGTGTCTGTCCGAATGGATCAACCTTCTGCTTCTGGCCGTGCCAATTCGCTCTCGCGGGAGCTTTGTCGAGCTGCTGTGCGGCTGTATGGTTTCGCCAGAAGGCTGGGTGACGCGCGCTATCAGCGCCATCGCGCGACGCAGGCACTGGACGACCTACTACAAGCTTCTCGGGCGCGGCAGCTTGCGCACCGTGCGTTTGGCCCGCCAATTGTTCTTGCTGGTGCTCACAGTGCTGCCATGCGATGTGCTGACACTGGTCATCGACGATACGCTGGTGCCGCGCTCCTCGGAGCAGGCGCCCGGTTGCGCGTATCGCCACGACCACAGCCGCAAGATCAATCGGCCGCAATTCATACGGGCCCAGTGCTGGGTTACGCTGGGCGTGAGCGCGCTGGGCAACGGCGGGGTCAACCTGGTGCTGCCAATTCTCTCGCGGCTGGTGCCAAACACCGGCAACCGCAACAAGCTGAAAATCGCGCTGGTGCTGGTCCGCTCTCTGGCGGGCGTGGCCAACAAGCCGGTGCGCGTACTGTTCGATTCGTGGTTCATGCGCGCCCGCCTGGTATTGCCTTTGCTGCGCAGACAAATGCACGTGATTGGACAGGCGCGCATCGACACCGCGCTGTTTCTCGTGCCGCCACCGCCAACCACACCCAGACGTGGTCGCAAGCGCATCTATGGCGAGCGCCTGAACGCCGAGGCCATCGAAGCACTGCCCGCGATCGAACTGCGCATGCCGCTCTATGGCAAAGACCAGCAGGTTCGCCTGCGCTCTGCCGAGGCTCGCGCGCGCTTCCTCAAGGGCGCGTTGGTGCGTGCCGTCTGGTGCCAGTTCTTCGATGCGAAGAAACAGGCCTGGACCAAGCCCCGTCTGCTGCTCGCGAGCGAAACGGACTTGAGCGCCCAGGAGATCGTGCAGTTGTACGCGCGCCGCTGGGGCATAGAACCGCTGTTTCACAATCTCAAGCGCTGGTTCGGCGTGAGCAATCTCTGGCAGCAATCGCGCACCGTGCTGGAGTTGTGGATGCAAATTCGCTCGATGGCCTGGACTTTGAACCAACTGCTGAGTCTGGTGCTTGTCGAGACCTTCCCGATGAACGCGGTCGCACCATGGCGCATGAATCAGCCCGTCACGGCCGGTCTGGTCACGCAGTGGCTGCGCATGGAATTTACCGGACTTGCGTTTCGCGACGGCCTGAATCGCAAGTCCCAGAAATTCCAGTGGCCAACGCCACGCAACGACACGCGACCGACCTCGTAG
- a CDS encoding IS30 family transposase encodes MQSRTSYQQLQPEERMTIASMSQSGSSVRAMARTLRRSAGTVSRELRRNSCALRGYASLPAQAMRQARRVQARPVAKLDPQHARWGAVLTLLDWKWSPQQIAGILKRVWPEDPSMHVSHETIYTAIYAQPRGELRRQLIACLRHGRSTRMPRKRGVDRRGQIPEMVSIHVRPPEVEDRVMPGHWEGDFIKGAGNKSSVGVLVERSSRLVLLAKMDDATAASALAGFSAKLNSIAEPLRQSLTYDQGKEMTRHSELSANTGVKVYFCDPHSPWQRGTCENTNGLLRQYLPKGTDLSVHTQEELDAIADSLNKRPRATHAFHSPLEVFARMLKQVSHPQLQFTDAGVALGT; translated from the coding sequence ATGCAAAGCAGAACTTCGTACCAACAACTTCAGCCTGAGGAGCGCATGACGATTGCGAGCATGAGCCAGAGCGGTTCGAGTGTGCGGGCCATGGCCCGCACACTCAGGCGCTCGGCGGGCACCGTCAGCCGTGAACTGAGGCGAAACAGCTGTGCGCTGCGTGGCTACGCGAGCCTGCCGGCGCAGGCCATGAGGCAGGCGCGGCGGGTTCAGGCGCGCCCGGTAGCGAAGCTCGATCCGCAACACGCTCGGTGGGGCGCGGTGCTGACTTTGTTGGATTGGAAGTGGTCGCCGCAACAGATCGCCGGTATCCTTAAGCGAGTGTGGCCCGAGGACCCCAGCATGCATGTATCTCACGAGACGATCTACACGGCCATTTACGCGCAGCCCAGGGGCGAGTTGCGCCGCCAGCTCATCGCCTGCCTGCGCCATGGCCGCAGCACACGCATGCCACGCAAGCGCGGGGTTGATCGACGCGGGCAGATTCCTGAGATGGTCAGCATCCATGTGCGCCCGCCCGAGGTCGAGGACCGCGTCATGCCGGGCCACTGGGAGGGTGACTTCATCAAGGGCGCGGGCAACAAGTCTTCGGTGGGCGTGCTGGTCGAACGCAGCAGTCGTCTGGTGCTGTTGGCCAAGATGGATGACGCTACTGCGGCCTCGGCGCTGGCCGGCTTTTCTGCCAAGCTCAATTCGATTGCTGAGCCGCTGCGCCAGAGCCTGACGTACGACCAGGGAAAGGAGATGACGCGCCACAGTGAGCTCAGCGCCAACACTGGCGTCAAGGTGTACTTCTGCGATCCGCACAGCCCCTGGCAGCGTGGCACTTGTGAGAACACCAATGGGCTGCTGCGCCAGTACCTGCCCAAGGGCACCGACTTGTCCGTGCACACACAAGAAGAACTCGACGCAATTGCCGACAGCTTGAACAAGCGACCTCGTGCTACGCACGCGTTCCACTCCCCACTGGAGGTGTTCGCTCGTATGCTCAAACAAGTTTCTCACCCCCAACTTCAATTCACTGACGCGGGTGTTGCACTTGGGACTTGA